CAGCGCGGATGATGAACTTTTTTATACCAGTCCGGTAACCGATCTGTCATCTTCACTGCCTATACATAGCAAGGATGAAAACTATCCCTACGAATTCCTTGAAGACAAACGTTCTATCTGGGTGGTTTTGACAGCCCCAAGTTTGCCCAATGCCATTGTCGCGGAACTGTATAATGGTTGCCTGATTACGCTACCGGTTGTGCTCTCAAGGTTTACCGGTTCACTACTAGACAATTCCATTAGTCTTTCGTGGTCAACAACCGAAGAGTCGGGAAGCAGTTATTTTACTGTAGAGCGGAGTTCCGATTCGAAAGAATTCATGCAGCTTGGAAAGGTAAATGCGAAAAACAATTCATCCGGCACACAACGGTACAACTTTCTAGACGAAAATCCGCTGAGCGGAGCAAACTACTACCGCCTGCGAATGGTCGACCTCGACGGGCGGTACGAGCATTCGCGCATCATAGCGATCGATAACAGCGCCGGCAGCCTTGCTTTTGAATTGCTGGGCAACCCAGCGACGAGCCACGAAATCAAATTTTTGCTGAAAAATGAAGATGCGTCCCAAATACGCCTTCATGATCTCTCCGGAAAATCAATTCATTTTTCACTTATTAAATCCGGCAACGACTTCATGCTGACGCCAAAAGGTAGTTTAACGTCAGGCTTATACGTGTTATCGTTACAAAGGAGCGGTGCCGGCGTTGTGGCCAAAAAACTGCTGGTTCCTTAGACTGGCAAAAAGGCAACTTCTCTGTCGTTTGTTCCTAGCGTCTCCGGGTATGTAGTCCGGGGACGCTTTTTACTTACATCCCCAGCCCGCAGTTTGCCTGGCATGCAAGTCCTCAGCCTTTCAAAGCGTCAACCGGATTCTGCATCGCCGCCTTGCCTACCCTGATCCCGACCGTAAGTGAGGTAATTAAAATGGCAGCGAAAATGGTCACCGTCATATCCGTCCATGAAATTTGTATTCTATAACTGAAATCCTGCAGCCAGTTATTCATCATGTACCAGACTACTGGTGATACTACGATTACGGAAATCAGAACAAGCTTCAAAAATTCGCTCGATACAAGCCGCATGAGTCCGGGTACAGAGGCACCCAACACCTTGCGGATACCTATTTCCCGCCTGCGTTTTAAAGTCTCAAAATGAGTAAGACCAAACAATCCGATACCACAAACAAAAATAGCAAGCCCCACGGCGTACCCGATAATTCTCTTCCACCTCTGTTCGCTTGCATAATGATTTTCAATTTCATCTTCAAGAAAAGCAAACTGATAAAAGTGATCAGGGAAGGAATTTCTGAACGCTTTTCCTATCGCGGCCAGCGCGGCTGTGGTCTTTCCTTTATGGACCTTGATCAGCAAATTTCCATTATCCTTTAATTCAATGATCCTTGGTGGGATTTCATACTTCAGGGATCCGGTATGAAAATCCCGGATGATGCCTATTACCGTTTTTGGTGCCTCACCTTCAAGTTGAATTATTTCTGAAACAGCGCTTTCCCAGCCTGCGCGTTTCAGGAATTTTTCATTTACAATAACCGAATTAGAATCCGATTGCGAATGCTCCTGAAAATTCCGCCCGGATTTTATTTCAATTCCAAGTGTCGGAATATAATGCTGGTCAACAAACACACGCTCCGCTTTAAATTCACGGCCATTTATAACCTGCTTGCTATCTCCCCAGGAATTGAGCGATCCATTTGAAATCTTTTCAATAAAAGGAGAAGATTTCAGCTGATTTGTAAAAAAAGATCTTTCTGCCCGGTTTGCCCTTCCAAATGGTATCGGCACAAATACAATTCCCGAAGGGTTATAGCCCAGATTTTTTTGCGAGATAAAATTCATTTGCCGGTAATAAACAATCACCGCGAATATCAAACCCATCGCAAAAGAAAACTGCAGGACGATCAGGACCCTGCTTAAATATTTTTTCCCGCCCCAGTTCTGCTTGTTTTTTAAAATATCCACTGAATTAAAGATCGACAATTTAATTGCCGGGTAGCAACCGATGACCATTACATACGCGCTGAGTACCACCGCCGCGACGGTAAAAAATTCCAGGTCTTCGGGAAATGAGAGGTGAATATCTTTTTCAGCTATTTGATTTAAAACCGGCAGACTTAATGCCACCATCAGCGATGAAAGAAGAAAGGAGACAATACAAACTACGATGGTTTCTGCTAAGAGGTGCCAGATTAGCTGGCGCGACGTACTACCTGCAATTTTGCGCACACCAATTTCTCTGGACCTTTGGGAAAACCCGGAAATGCTCAGGTTAAGAAAGTTGACACTGGCCATCATCATGATCATAACGGCTATCCCACCCAGAATAAACGAATACGCAAGAAGGCTTTCATTGGCCAATGCCGGGTAACGGCTTCGCTTCGATCCGGCATCATTGTCAAATATATTCAAATGCATGTCTGCAATTGGCTGCAAGCCAAATTCGATGTCCGCAGCGCGTATCCCGGCTTTTTTTATCTGTTCTTTTGCCTCCCTGGTAAAAACGCGGGCAAATTTTGCTTTCAGTTGTTCGAGATTTGTGTTTGGATGCAATAATACAAATGTGCTGAGATAGGGATTCAGCCAGTCATTGTCATTAAACCACCGTTGCAAGAATTTGAAAGGCACTACCGCCTGGAATTTGAGAGAAGAGTTGGCAGGCAAATTTTTAGCGACGCCGGTTATTAAAAAAGTTTCGATCGCCGGACCGTCTTCCAGGCCGAGGGTTCTGCCGACGACGCCGGCTTTCCCAAAAAACTTCATAGCCATTTCTTCCGTGATGACTATGGAATTCATATCCCTGAGTGCCTGCGAGGCATTTCCCTGCAATAGCGGAAAAGAAAAAACTTCAAAAAAATTGGGGTCTGCATAGGTAACACTCACCTTATAGCCTTTTTTCCTGTCGACAACGATATTGTGGGTTTCGTCGAGCCACAGCCTTACGAATTCCGTTATCTCCGGAATAGCGGCCTTAAAAGCCGGGCCCTGGATCTGGCCAGTCGTTCCGAGGATCGTATTGCCACTGTTCCGCTGGTCCCTGGTGGTTATCCTGTAGATACGTTGCCCATTTTCATGGAATGAGTCAAAGCTGCTTTCATCTTTTATAAACAATACAGCAAGCAGCACGCAGCTCATTCCCAGGACCAGCCCAACAATTTTGATGGAAGATGAGAATTTCCGTCTCCACAGATAGCGCACAGAAAATAGTAAAGAGGACCTGAACATGAAAAATTATTGAAGTACAGGTTTCGGCCTGGCTTAGGTTTTGAATTTAAGAAGCGTATGGCGATCATGGATTGGTGCCATCATAAATCAAAGATATTGTGCGCCAAATACCGGTGAGATTTTTAACGGTTAAAAGTTGTAAAGGATGTGTAAATGTTTGTAAAACCTGCTACTGTATCAATTTTAGGCTAGCTGAACTACAAATTTCTTTTATTGCTTTCAATGGCAATGAACTCCGGCAAATAATCGGGCGTACATCCTTTTGATACCATGTCACCTTTATAAAGGCCTGTTTTTTCTCCAATTGTGACACACCGGTTCCGGTACTGTTTTTCAAAAACTCCAATCCAGCCGGCAGTAAAATTCATTGCCCACTGAACTTCCGGTTTTTCTTTGACAATGTTGGTTTCTATTTTATTTAGTAATTCCGAAGTATTCGCAGGCGGTGTTTGTCCCATCCACCTTAAACGCGCCTGATAATACCAGAATATCCGTCTCAGCAGAGCCGAAGAATTATTTTCCCATGATCCGATCAGTGCAATTGTCTTCTTGTCTTTGGTAAGTTGATTGGCCATAAGCCAGTCGATCAGCTGATTTCGTTCATCCAATGGATGCGACTGCATATCGCGATCAAGCTCATTAATAAAATCTTCTGAAATGCGCTTGTTATCCAAAATCAAGATGGCCAGCAGCCTGGGAAAAAACCTGCCGGTAGACCAAAGTTCCAAAGCCAACTCATGGTCCTTTTTGATATCCTTGGCGATTTTCCGCAAGTCTCCCAGCTTGGTTTGGGTGTTGATCTGTCCCAAAATGTTTTCTGCATTTGAAGAGAATTTCATGACAATTTTTTATTAGTGAAATAATTAAATCATGAGCTTATAATTTAGAAACATTTAAAAGCATAACCGGGGTTCCGCACCATCCCGGCTCTTTCCCGAGTTAATGACCCTGGAAAGGCTATCTTCTTTCATGCGCCCGCTCAAATACACCTTTCCCCCGCAACAAGATTGTTTCCAGGGCAGACTTGAATTCGAGTCATGTTAATTATGATTTTCACTATCAAAACACGACGAAAAATCCCATCGGTGCAAATATATAGCCGTAGTAATTAAACGATAGGGATCATACTTGTTAATGGAAATCTGACCATTTCAATTACAAATTTTATTTCAATATAAAACAGGGATCAATTGCCGACAGGTAATGTAGAAATCGAACTATAATTCCCTGGTTGATTTAGCACACCTCAGTCTTTTTTGATTAGTATTAAAGCTATTTTCATCGTAAAAAAACTAACCGGAAACCTGCACTCCCGCTACAATTCCGTTGCCTGCCGGGCAATAACTTTACCTACCCCATCTTTGACCGGTTAGGATGACAAAAATTAAAGTTTCGATTATCGAAATACTGTTCACAATAATTTATCTCTTATCTTTTATTCCATCAGGCTATTGCGCTCCCTTGTCGGGTAACCCGGAACCTGACCGCATCGTGTGCCTGTACGGGCGCCCGCTTCATGATAACGATGTGGGCGCAGTGATGTCCGGAATCGCCGGCCGTGATTACAGTTCCAGTATCCAAACCAGTTTATTCCTCCCAGGGACATCAGTTTGGCTTTTTATTCCCTATTCCATACTCAGGAATGACAAAACCAGGAAATACCTCGTCACCGGCTACCAGGATGGAATTGACGTCTTTCAGCGAAAAGGGAAGCAATGGAAGAAAATCAAAAAGGCCGGAAAATATGCCAGTTTTCCGGCCGGTGCTTTAAAAGAACGGTATTTTGTCAAACTTTTCGACGCATTCCCTGCCGATACATCATCTGCATTTCTGGTTGTTTGCAGGAAGAACAACAATTATTTTTTCTCGGATTTACAAGCCGACCTGAAATCAGAAGCACAATTAGCTGCCTGGCACTCAGCGTTCATGGCGTCGGCGGATGCGTATCCCAAACTGACACTTCCCTTCTTCGGGATCGCATTTACGACGATTATTTTGCTGCTGGTCAAATTCTTCCTCTCCCACGACCGCGCCTACTCTTTCCATGCTGTTGGCCATATCCTGTTCCTGCTGTTTTTCATATTGCTTTACTATCATTTTCCGGTCAATATAGACGGCGGCCCCTTTGATAATCCGCTCTACTGTGTATATCTCGACAAGTTCTTCCTTTTTTTAAGTATTTCCTCCCTGCTTATTTCGCTGCGTTTTTTCTATCAAAGCGGAAAATGGGTTACGCTCAATAACCGGTTCACCAAAATTCTTGCCTCCACCTCGACTTTCATTGCATTCCTGGTTTTAGTCTTCCCATACGTGACCGACAGGTATTATATGATCAACAATGGATGCATGATTGCCGCAACCGCCATTACCATGCTGCTGGGTATTCATCTCGTCAGGATCCGGGCGGAAATTAAAGGCGCATTCAGGATCATCGTCGTCGGGCTTATCTTCCTTGTTTCCTTTGTCTACCTGGGTTTCGGGATGGTACTTTTTTCCAATAGCCGGCTGCACATTGGCCTGGAAGTCCTGCAGGCCTTTCCGATGCTGATCGGCGTAGGGGTAAACAACATCTTCATTATCATCGCTTTTGCGAAACGGGAGCACCAGATCCAGCAGGAAAGTCTGGAATTAAAGGCGAAGGCAATTGAAACGGAAATGTCGGTGGTCCAAAAAAGCCTCAACCCCCATTTCATCTTCAACTGCCTGAATCTTATTGATTCGTTCCTGTACGTGAATAACAGCCGCTCGGCGCGGGAGGTACTTTTTAATTTCAGCGATCTGCTCAGACTGGTGATCGATAAATCGCCGCAGCGGCTCATCCTGCTGGCCGAAGAACTCAGAATGCTCGAATTGTACATAAACCTGGAACAGTCCAGGTCACACCAGAGCTTCACTTTTGAAATAGCCATCGACAAGCAACTGGATGTACAACAGATGCAGGTGCCGCCCCTGATCATTCAGCCAATGGTCGAAAATGCCATCAAACATGGTATCCTGAACCTAAAAACGACCGGCGGCCGCGTTACCGTTTCCATCAGTAAAGCGACCTCTTCCCTGCTCAGGATTGCCATAGACGACAATGGGGTCGGCATGAATGCCACGATGGCCCTTGACCGCGCCAGCTATCTTTCGGGAAGCCACGTTGGAATATCCCTTACCAGGAAAAGACTGGAAATCATGTCAGAAGTTTTTGATGCGGAGTCCAGGCTCGAAATCTTTGAAAAAACCGGCCGGCAAGGAGGTACAACTGTAAACTTATTCCTGCCAATCCTTAAAGTCTGACGCCATGCCAACTGTATATATCATCGACGACGAGCTTCGATCAGGAGAATTGCTGAAATCCAAAATTCAGGACCTCACGGATTACTTCGACAAAATTGAATCGTTTACCAACCCGCTGGTCGCTTATAAATCCATCCTTGAATTGTCGCCGGACCTCATTTTCCTCGACATTGAGATGCCGCAGATCAATGGCATCGACCTGCTCCAGAATATCCGGCACATGAACATTCCGACTGTTTACGTAACGGCTTTTTCGGAATACTCGATCACAGCCATTAAACAACAGATATTCGATTACATTCTCAAACCGGTAAAAGAGCAGGAGTTGCTCGAAACCATCAACAAGTACATCGTATGGAAGCGCTCGCAGGATGCTCCCTCACTTTGGACGAAGCCTTCCATCAGCGAGCTGCTTTTGAAGCAAAACAACAAGATTCCCATCCACACCTCCGAAAGCATTAACCTGATTGCGATCAATCAGATCGTCCATGTGCTGGGCGTAGATAACTATTCCAGGTTTCATTTCATGGATGGAAGTAACCTGCTCTCTTCCAGGACCTTGAAATTTTACGAACAACTACTCGCGCCATTTGGATTCATCCGGGCACATAAATCGCACCTCGTCAATATGATATTCGTCGACAAGCTCATCACGCGTGACGGCGGCTACGTTCAATTGCGTTCGTCAGAATTACTACCCGTCTCACGCGAGAAAAAGCAGGAAATTCTGGATTGGTTCAAAATCTAGCAAGTCAATGGACCTGGTCAGCCTAAATGAAAACATTGTTTCCGTAATCCGCCGCCGGACTTGCACCGATAGCCATTGTCAGGAAGGCGTACTTCCAGTATGTTCGATGAGTTTCTCACAAACGCTGAACCCAATGGAAAATATCTTAATCATCGATCGCCAGCCTATGTTGAGGCTGGGCATGCGCGTCATTATCGGCGCTCATTTCCAGACATTGTCCATCCACGAGGCGGCAAGCATCAGCAAAGTGTCGGAAAGTCTTGACAAACCGGCTATATCCGTCATCCTCCTCGGGCTTGATTGCGAGTCCGACACCCTTGATCCGGAAGACCTCATTTCCATTAAGAAAAGATTTCCGAAATCCCGGCTGATCATCTATGCCGATCAGATTCAGCATTGGAGGGCACTATTCAAGTTCCCCAAATCGATAGCGGCATTTGTTTCCAAAAAAGCGCATGAAAACGAGCTGATATGCTGCCTGAAATCCGTAATGAATGGCGTGCGCCAGGATTGGAAGCCGGCCGATGGCCCCTTGCTGGAAATACAGTGATTTAGCAAATGTAGTTTGCTGCGGTTATGCAGGCTTTATTTCAGTATATTATAAATCCGGGCTAGATCCATTACATTATCGACGCCGAGCTTGCGGAAAATCCTGATGCGGTGGGTGCTGGCAGTCGAGGTATGGATATCGAGCAGCGAAGCGATCTCGGAAATACCTTTGCCGGCAAGCAGCAACTGAACAATTTCACGTTCTCTGAGAGAGAGCTTTTCGGACGTATCTTCGTGGCTTTTTCCGGATTGCATAAACATGCGGAAACTTTCCTCTTTCAGGCTTTCGCTAAGATATAACTTGCTGCGAAAAAGTACCGTTTCCAGCGCTGTCCTGAATTCAGACTCGGGCGCGTCTTTCGAGATATAACCATCCGCACCTGCCTTGACAAACGGAAGCGCATATAGCGTTTCCTCAAAGCCGGACAGCATCAGGATTTTCGTATCCGGCCATCTCCTCTTGAAAGTCTCGACCATTTTTACACTGTTGCCCCCGGGCATGCCTATGTCCATGATCACCAAATGAAAAGACTCCTTTTCAGCTGCAAGGATCGCCTTTTTAAAGCTGTCGGCTTCGGTGATTTTCGCATCGGGAATAAAGCCTACTACAATCTGCCGCGTGCCACCACGCATCAGAGGGTGATCATCGGCGATCAGGATATGTTTCATGACGCGTTGAATTAGTA
This Dyadobacter sp. UC 10 DNA region includes the following protein-coding sequences:
- a CDS encoding ABC transporter permease, whose product is MFRSSLLFSVRYLWRRKFSSSIKIVGLVLGMSCVLLAVLFIKDESSFDSFHENGQRIYRITTRDQRNSGNTILGTTGQIQGPAFKAAIPEITEFVRLWLDETHNIVVDRKKGYKVSVTYADPNFFEVFSFPLLQGNASQALRDMNSIVITEEMAMKFFGKAGVVGRTLGLEDGPAIETFLITGVAKNLPANSSLKFQAVVPFKFLQRWFNDNDWLNPYLSTFVLLHPNTNLEQLKAKFARVFTREAKEQIKKAGIRAADIEFGLQPIADMHLNIFDNDAGSKRSRYPALANESLLAYSFILGGIAVMIMMMASVNFLNLSISGFSQRSREIGVRKIAGSTSRQLIWHLLAETIVVCIVSFLLSSLMVALSLPVLNQIAEKDIHLSFPEDLEFFTVAAVVLSAYVMVIGCYPAIKLSIFNSVDILKNKQNWGGKKYLSRVLIVLQFSFAMGLIFAVIVYYRQMNFISQKNLGYNPSGIVFVPIPFGRANRAERSFFTNQLKSSPFIEKISNGSLNSWGDSKQVINGREFKAERVFVDQHYIPTLGIEIKSGRNFQEHSQSDSNSVIVNEKFLKRAGWESAVSEIIQLEGEAPKTVIGIIRDFHTGSLKYEIPPRIIELKDNGNLLIKVHKGKTTAALAAIGKAFRNSFPDHFYQFAFLEDEIENHYASEQRWKRIIGYAVGLAIFVCGIGLFGLTHFETLKRRREIGIRKVLGASVPGLMRLVSSEFLKLVLISVIVVSPVVWYMMNNWLQDFSYRIQISWTDMTVTIFAAILITSLTVGIRVGKAAMQNPVDALKG
- a CDS encoding response regulator transcription factor; protein product: MKHILIADDHPLMRGGTRQIVVGFIPDAKITEADSFKKAILAAEKESFHLVIMDIGMPGGNSVKMVETFKRRWPDTKILMLSGFEETLYALPFVKAGADGYISKDAPESEFRTALETVLFRSKLYLSESLKEESFRMFMQSGKSHEDTSEKLSLREREIVQLLLAGKGISEIASLLDIHTSTASTHRIRIFRKLGVDNVMDLARIYNILK
- a CDS encoding sensor histidine kinase encodes the protein MTKIKVSIIEILFTIIYLLSFIPSGYCAPLSGNPEPDRIVCLYGRPLHDNDVGAVMSGIAGRDYSSSIQTSLFLPGTSVWLFIPYSILRNDKTRKYLVTGYQDGIDVFQRKGKQWKKIKKAGKYASFPAGALKERYFVKLFDAFPADTSSAFLVVCRKNNNYFFSDLQADLKSEAQLAAWHSAFMASADAYPKLTLPFFGIAFTTIILLLVKFFLSHDRAYSFHAVGHILFLLFFILLYYHFPVNIDGGPFDNPLYCVYLDKFFLFLSISSLLISLRFFYQSGKWVTLNNRFTKILASTSTFIAFLVLVFPYVTDRYYMINNGCMIAATAITMLLGIHLVRIRAEIKGAFRIIVVGLIFLVSFVYLGFGMVLFSNSRLHIGLEVLQAFPMLIGVGVNNIFIIIAFAKREHQIQQESLELKAKAIETEMSVVQKSLNPHFIFNCLNLIDSFLYVNNSRSAREVLFNFSDLLRLVIDKSPQRLILLAEELRMLELYINLEQSRSHQSFTFEIAIDKQLDVQQMQVPPLIIQPMVENAIKHGILNLKTTGGRVTVSISKATSSLLRIAIDDNGVGMNATMALDRASYLSGSHVGISLTRKRLEIMSEVFDAESRLEIFEKTGRQGGTTVNLFLPILKV
- a CDS encoding LytR/AlgR family response regulator transcription factor: MPTVYIIDDELRSGELLKSKIQDLTDYFDKIESFTNPLVAYKSILELSPDLIFLDIEMPQINGIDLLQNIRHMNIPTVYVTAFSEYSITAIKQQIFDYILKPVKEQELLETINKYIVWKRSQDAPSLWTKPSISELLLKQNNKIPIHTSESINLIAINQIVHVLGVDNYSRFHFMDGSNLLSSRTLKFYEQLLAPFGFIRAHKSHLVNMIFVDKLITRDGGYVQLRSSELLPVSREKKQEILDWFKI
- a CDS encoding DNA alkylation repair protein, translating into MKFSSNAENILGQINTQTKLGDLRKIAKDIKKDHELALELWSTGRFFPRLLAILILDNKRISEDFINELDRDMQSHPLDERNQLIDWLMANQLTKDKKTIALIGSWENNSSALLRRIFWYYQARLRWMGQTPPANTSELLNKIETNIVKEKPEVQWAMNFTAGWIGVFEKQYRNRCVTIGEKTGLYKGDMVSKGCTPDYLPEFIAIESNKRNL
- a CDS encoding T9SS type A sorting domain-containing protein, translating into MKNIYTIGCAIMMAICLQFKASAQCSLVDPAIELNSVSDDGGNCKVSINLSFTIDKNNGNKFTYVHLWKPSNYPNISYESKGPKAAQLGSGVLATLAIDTDGAISLLSTYSADPTNVIPLFTGLNINEESLGGNLSRITIDNIQFVVPGACNVLPILKADVWSTQAASANPNIHCYNKGFNLQISDPVISGKINCNEPGGPRTYDLDIITTNPLPFAVTYKLYLDDGVLVDGSNAFSADDELFYTSPVTDLSSSLPIHSKDENYPYEFLEDKRSIWVVLTAPSLPNAIVAELYNGCLITLPVVLSRFTGSLLDNSISLSWSTTEESGSSYFTVERSSDSKEFMQLGKVNAKNNSSGTQRYNFLDENPLSGANYYRLRMVDLDGRYEHSRIIAIDNSAGSLAFELLGNPATSHEIKFLLKNEDASQIRLHDLSGKSIHFSLIKSGNDFMLTPKGSLTSGLYVLSLQRSGAGVVAKKLLVP
- a CDS encoding response regulator → MENILIIDRQPMLRLGMRVIIGAHFQTLSIHEAASISKVSESLDKPAISVILLGLDCESDTLDPEDLISIKKRFPKSRLIIYADQIQHWRALFKFPKSIAAFVSKKAHENELICCLKSVMNGVRQDWKPADGPLLEIQ